A window from Photobacterium atrarenae encodes these proteins:
- a CDS encoding DUF1833 family protein, protein MKSLEIVYASVTNMVIHYCLEFAAPSIPDGAYRLVLGYHDITAKLETGEEAIFQKAAFGLSLPSRTVKGRQDLNFNIDNVSGEVSIMIDNALAADEEVKVTLRKYNEHDLSAPAEPPIVMTAFATELDENQVKVSATFEDLVNTAFPIRRYTSEIARGLVWL, encoded by the coding sequence GTGAAATCTCTCGAAATCGTTTATGCCAGTGTCACGAACATGGTGATCCATTACTGTCTGGAATTCGCTGCCCCATCTATCCCAGACGGCGCATACCGCCTGGTATTGGGATATCACGATATCACGGCCAAATTGGAGACCGGAGAAGAAGCCATCTTTCAAAAGGCTGCGTTTGGCCTATCTTTGCCGAGCCGAACGGTGAAAGGGCGGCAGGACTTAAACTTCAATATTGATAATGTCTCCGGGGAAGTCTCGATCATGATCGATAATGCGCTGGCGGCTGATGAAGAAGTGAAAGTGACATTGCGTAAATATAATGAACATGACCTATCTGCTCCCGCAGAGCCTCCCATTGTGATGACGGCTTTTGCCACAGAACTTGATGAGAACCAAGTGAAAGTCAGTGCCACGTTTGAAGACCTGGTGAATACGGCTTTTCCTATCCGTCGGTATACCTCAGAGATAGCAAGGGGCTTGGTATGGCTGTAG
- a CDS encoding SCO family protein, with protein sequence MKFQWIILALALVAGLITRFVVDAQQEPATAMHSPAASGILESGKESVDLFNTADPRLRVIYFGYTHCPDVCPTSLAVLSAALKELDTETRQRLWPIFITLDPERDTAEKSAQYAQYFHQDIVGMTGSDEQTKALAQKYGVLYMRTELEDSALEYAVDHSSYFYLLQPDGTLVDKVQHTLNPAILVDAINKNLTASRS encoded by the coding sequence ATGAAATTTCAGTGGATTATATTAGCCTTGGCCTTGGTCGCCGGTTTAATCACCCGTTTCGTTGTCGACGCGCAACAAGAACCTGCGACAGCAATGCACTCCCCTGCCGCCTCGGGGATCCTGGAAAGCGGCAAAGAATCGGTCGATTTGTTTAATACTGCAGACCCTCGCCTGCGCGTGATCTACTTTGGCTATACCCATTGCCCGGATGTTTGTCCTACCTCGCTGGCCGTCCTGTCTGCTGCTCTGAAAGAGCTGGACACGGAAACCAGACAACGACTCTGGCCTATCTTTATTACTCTCGATCCTGAGCGTGACACGGCAGAAAAAAGTGCCCAGTATGCACAATATTTCCATCAGGACATTGTTGGGATGACCGGCTCAGATGAGCAGACAAAAGCGCTGGCGCAAAAATACGGGGTCCTGTACATGCGAACGGAGCTGGAAGACTCAGCTCTGGAATATGCTGTCGATCACAGCTCCTATTTTTACCTGCTACAGCCAGACGGCACGTTAGTCGATAAGGTACAGCATACCCTCAACCCGGCAATCTTAGTTGACGCCATAAACAAGAATTTAACAGCATCGCGATCCTGA
- a CDS encoding host specificity factor TipJ family phage tail protein — MSKFSLEPVEVAYCEPGISLHDWFKINVPSYQQEVQHPVSAYLNENHLEPVTWPEVILQPGDCIVLTLEPKDIFTGGWMIYLAIAAAAAAGAYFMSQALPDNYNSSTPEGSSIYDANIQGNRPRLMGIIPEIFGTHKVYFDLLNAQHRYYSNDEEYLLMFCAIGVGWYDLPDSKITIGNSPITNYAGDIDVRKFNPGENVTAHPAYKNVYTSPEVGATAGTGGIELEGPVNSVVPPKTAFNQTTITIYQNLEGFLIPYWPPEWEVGQRIELKDTPGAHYVYGSEAGGWRKEGDADILNYWSKDPALHDCQKGQYVLYPTEVDTSGGVGKWLTGMIDAKFFGVHNGDEYYAVRVVDQNGNQLPADTVNFYGTQAPIKFLGRDDGVYRITSRTDKTGMVQKLYPNKSTTMSWWSSFEAGGNLSGVRLTAINTYPGKIFGPIRVTPSLQKTRKVMVDIRWPTGIGYIKDNGDIESRTLKVMLQWREIGTTNWKSVPISRTGATRDQLGLTVPITLSKECEPEFRCYRVTGKDNESRVLDKIELVRVKCELDSNTSYPGITTIGLRVKGTNALSKSAENKFAGVPTRMLQVPDGNGGWTSGRYPTNDIAPASRYIAKACGFTDQMISQFALLRLHQIWNERGDEFNAVFDNDSTHFEAQRRVLSCGYAYPTLDFGQLIPVRDEPRSGKAYMYMPDNMTSPLSIKVKHKLASDHDSVEVEYFDKRTWKPETILCKLPESPGIKPKKLKPFGITDRAKAWQWGMREARKMRYRRKNYSWGTELDGLNSAFLSRADVGWSVPGYGQNGRVTHIVHRSKYTAIFTNADLTWQEGKEHVIALRRPDGTRFGPVAAQRGPAPGEVRITEALDFTPAFDGYMEPPFFMFGDKDNYRLPALVMNVVPDGTNDIRIEAENYDERVYEDDERQPPAALMVGYG; from the coding sequence ATGAGTAAATTTTCCTTGGAGCCGGTTGAAGTTGCCTATTGTGAGCCGGGGATCAGCTTGCATGACTGGTTTAAAATAAATGTTCCCAGCTATCAGCAAGAAGTGCAGCACCCGGTATCGGCTTATCTGAATGAGAATCACCTTGAGCCGGTAACCTGGCCTGAGGTGATCCTTCAGCCTGGTGATTGCATTGTCTTAACGTTAGAGCCGAAGGATATTTTTACAGGTGGGTGGATGATTTATCTGGCCATCGCGGCAGCCGCTGCAGCTGGGGCTTATTTCATGAGCCAGGCTTTGCCTGATAACTACAACAGTAGCACCCCGGAAGGTAGCTCGATTTATGATGCAAATATTCAGGGGAACCGGCCGCGCTTGATGGGGATAATCCCGGAAATATTCGGTACCCATAAAGTTTATTTCGATCTGCTCAATGCCCAGCATCGCTATTACTCGAATGATGAAGAATACCTGCTGATGTTTTGCGCCATTGGGGTGGGTTGGTACGATTTACCAGACAGCAAAATCACTATTGGGAACTCACCCATTACAAACTACGCGGGCGATATTGATGTTCGTAAATTTAATCCCGGTGAAAATGTCACCGCTCACCCGGCTTACAAAAATGTCTATACCAGCCCGGAAGTTGGGGCCACGGCGGGCACAGGAGGCATTGAGTTGGAAGGGCCGGTTAATTCGGTTGTCCCACCTAAAACGGCATTCAATCAGACCACAATTACCATCTATCAGAATCTGGAAGGTTTTCTGATCCCATACTGGCCACCGGAATGGGAGGTTGGCCAGCGTATTGAACTGAAAGATACGCCGGGGGCACATTATGTGTATGGTAGTGAGGCTGGCGGCTGGCGAAAAGAAGGTGATGCGGACATCCTGAATTACTGGTCAAAAGATCCGGCGTTGCATGACTGTCAAAAAGGGCAGTATGTACTGTATCCGACCGAAGTGGATACCAGTGGTGGTGTTGGAAAATGGTTAACCGGGATGATCGATGCGAAGTTTTTTGGGGTTCACAATGGCGATGAATATTACGCGGTACGTGTGGTTGATCAAAATGGAAATCAGTTGCCTGCCGATACAGTTAACTTTTATGGAACCCAGGCGCCGATAAAGTTTCTGGGCCGGGATGATGGTGTTTACCGCATTACGAGCCGGACCGATAAAACTGGGATGGTTCAGAAGCTCTACCCCAACAAATCAACAACAATGTCCTGGTGGAGCAGCTTTGAAGCCGGTGGCAACCTGAGCGGGGTGCGGTTAACGGCGATTAATACCTATCCCGGTAAAATCTTCGGCCCCATTCGGGTGACCCCTTCCTTGCAGAAGACCAGAAAAGTGATGGTTGATATTCGCTGGCCGACTGGTATTGGTTACATTAAGGATAACGGGGACATTGAAAGCCGAACCCTGAAGGTCATGCTGCAATGGCGGGAAATTGGGACAACGAACTGGAAATCGGTACCCATCTCCCGAACGGGAGCGACACGGGACCAACTGGGGCTGACTGTACCAATTACCTTGAGTAAAGAGTGTGAGCCGGAGTTTCGGTGTTACCGGGTCACGGGAAAGGATAATGAATCTCGTGTTCTTGATAAGATTGAACTTGTTCGGGTGAAGTGTGAATTGGACTCCAATACATCTTACCCCGGTATCACGACGATTGGACTACGGGTGAAAGGCACCAATGCGCTGTCAAAAAGTGCTGAAAACAAGTTTGCGGGTGTTCCGACCCGGATGCTGCAGGTGCCTGATGGTAATGGAGGTTGGACGAGTGGCAGGTATCCGACCAATGATATCGCGCCTGCCAGCCGCTATATTGCCAAAGCATGCGGCTTCACCGATCAAATGATCTCTCAGTTCGCCCTACTGCGGCTGCACCAAATCTGGAATGAGCGCGGGGATGAGTTTAATGCTGTATTTGATAACGACAGTACCCACTTTGAGGCGCAGCGCCGGGTTTTATCGTGCGGCTATGCCTACCCCACGCTGGACTTTGGCCAGTTGATCCCGGTCCGCGATGAGCCGAGGAGCGGCAAGGCATACATGTATATGCCGGATAACATGACTTCTCCGTTGAGCATCAAGGTCAAGCATAAGCTGGCCAGCGATCATGACTCGGTGGAGGTGGAGTATTTTGATAAGCGAACCTGGAAGCCTGAGACCATCCTGTGCAAACTGCCGGAATCGCCAGGTATAAAACCGAAGAAGCTGAAGCCATTCGGGATTACCGATCGGGCGAAAGCCTGGCAGTGGGGCATGCGTGAAGCCCGTAAAATGAGGTACCGGCGCAAGAACTACTCCTGGGGCACCGAGCTGGATGGGCTCAACAGTGCGTTCCTCAGCCGCGCTGATGTGGGTTGGAGTGTGCCAGGCTACGGGCAAAATGGCCGGGTCACGCACATTGTCCATCGCTCCAAGTACACGGCCATTTTTACCAATGCCGATTTGACCTGGCAGGAAGGCAAAGAGCATGTGATCGCGTTGCGTCGTCCGGATGGCACACGCTTTGGCCCTGTCGCGGCTCAGCGCGGACCTGCGCCGGGGGAAGTGAGAATCACGGAGGCACTGGACTTTACACCGGCCTTCGATGGTTACATGGAGCCACCATTCTTTATGTTTGGAGATAAGGACAATTACAGGCTCCCAGCCCTGGTGATGAACGTTGTACCAGATGGAACCAACGATATCCGCATCGAAGCCGAGAACTATGATGAACGGGTCTATGAGGATGACGAACGCCAGCCACCGGCAGCGCTGATGGTTGGGTATGGTTAG
- a CDS encoding Lpp/OprI family alanine-zipper lipoprotein: MNRSLSILTGIILSATLIGCSSSDEVDQMQQLTNKVDMLSDQVGALQSQQDQMAGAVNDARAASDAAYQEAMRANQRIDNIASSYSK; the protein is encoded by the coding sequence ATGAACCGTTCATTATCTATCCTTACCGGTATTATTCTGAGTGCGACACTTATTGGTTGTTCAAGCTCAGACGAAGTTGATCAAATGCAGCAACTCACCAACAAAGTCGATATGCTCTCTGATCAAGTTGGTGCACTGCAAAGTCAGCAAGACCAAATGGCAGGTGCAGTCAATGATGCACGTGCTGCTTCTGACGCAGCGTATCAAGAAGCAATGCGAGCGAACCAGCGTATTGATAACATCGCCAGTTCGTACAGCAAATAA
- a CDS encoding HNH endonuclease — translation MAYNCLYQLDGCKGNVGSEEHSILKALGGRFKSKQICCEICNNKLGKEIDNVLTDNLKEVCVLNQIIREDGVRPVVEGITAVDGLSVDLTYEGFRLSKVATAIEKLSSKCEHIQVVGDLKRKEAVLQRFEQLKGQKAYQGAEYEGEELQESVKQVAFKRTWSFSFSKNELRSIAKTALTELARNVAPKRLRTGQFEQVIDFIKGQDNADGLVRYFKRTCIPHTEILGHLQHSTFTICLPEGGCYGIVCLFGTFAFCVKLSDSWDGPVLYKASLIDPSSEDHKIDKLDWSEHLSTLYAQQSMKLLLERGASLSVTYSSDDLARLVCASDVIKGIRFS, via the coding sequence ATGGCTTACAATTGTTTGTATCAGTTGGATGGGTGTAAAGGTAATGTTGGTTCGGAAGAGCACTCTATTCTGAAGGCTTTAGGTGGTCGCTTTAAGTCGAAGCAGATATGTTGTGAAATATGTAATAACAAACTGGGAAAAGAGATTGATAACGTTCTCACGGATAACCTAAAAGAAGTTTGTGTTCTGAATCAAATAATACGTGAGGACGGTGTGAGGCCAGTCGTAGAGGGCATTACAGCTGTTGACGGTTTATCTGTCGATTTGACTTATGAAGGATTTAGGCTTTCAAAAGTAGCGACCGCGATAGAGAAGTTATCTTCAAAGTGTGAACACATTCAGGTGGTGGGGGATCTCAAAAGGAAAGAGGCTGTTTTACAGCGCTTTGAACAGTTGAAAGGGCAGAAAGCTTATCAAGGTGCTGAGTATGAGGGGGAAGAGCTGCAAGAAAGTGTCAAACAAGTAGCATTTAAGAGAACATGGAGTTTTTCATTTTCAAAAAATGAGCTTAGGTCAATAGCCAAAACAGCTCTTACGGAGTTGGCCAGGAATGTTGCACCTAAGCGGTTGAGAACAGGTCAATTTGAACAGGTAATCGACTTTATTAAAGGTCAAGATAATGCAGATGGGCTCGTACGGTATTTCAAGCGTACATGTATACCCCATACTGAAATTTTAGGTCATTTACAGCACTCTACTTTTACAATTTGCCTCCCTGAAGGCGGTTGCTACGGCATTGTATGTCTGTTTGGTACATTTGCGTTTTGCGTTAAGTTATCAGACTCTTGGGATGGCCCGGTCTTGTATAAGGCTTCACTCATCGATCCTTCTTCAGAAGACCATAAGATTGATAAGTTGGATTGGTCTGAGCATTTATCGACGCTATATGCTCAACAAAGTATGAAGTTACTGCTTGAAAGAGGAGCATCTCTGAGTGTTACCTACAGTTCAGATGACTTGGCACGGTTAGTATGTGCATCAGATGTGATCAAGGGCATTCGTTTTAGTTAA